The DNA window CTTAAATGTATTAAGGATTGCCCAGAATACTTCATGATTGGCTGCCTTAATCAGCTCTTGTGACTCATGCATATAAACAAAGCCACGCGAAACAATATCAGGCCCCGCAACAATTTGATAATCCTTTAAGTCAACAACCGCAATCGCTGTTACGACACCTTCTTCTGAAAGTAAGCGCCGTTCGCGAATTTCTGGATTTCCAACCGTATCTCCCGCATCACGACCATCAATATAAACATCACTAACACTATCAATATGGTCCGCTACTCGACAAGAATCTTTCGTAAGAGCTAAAACATCCCCATTTGCAAGAACAAAGCTATTTTCCTCTGGCACACCAGTCATCTCAGCTAACTTGGTGTGAATTTTTTGCATTCGGTATTCACCGTGAACCGGCGCGAAGAACTTAGGCTTCATTAACCGTAGCATAAATTCTTCATCGACTTGACCACCGTGTCCTGATGTGTGGATATTACTAACATATCCATGAATTACGTTAGCCCCGCTTTCTTCAAGCTTATTGATAAGGGCATTAACACTAGTAGTATTTCCTGGAATTGGGTTACTAGAGAAGACAACTGTATCTTCTGGCTGAATAGTAATTTGACGGTGAGTACCATTAGCAATCCGACTAAGGGCTGCCATTGGTTCACCCTGCGATCCAGTACACATGATCAATACTTTCTCTGGTGGGTAATTGTTAATTTCATTTTGGTCAATAAGCGAATCTTTAGGAATATTAAGGTAACCTAATTCTTGACCAGCAGTGATTGCATTTTCCATACTGCGACCAAAAACTGCAATCTTTCGGCCTTGAGCAATCGCGGCATCAGATGCTTCACGCAACCGATAAACATTAGATGCAAATGAAGCAAAGATAATGCGTCCCTTAATTCGTTCAAAGATCCGGCGAATATGAATATTAACCCAGCGTTCAGACTTTGTAAATTCTGGTCGTTCAGCGTTTGTACTATCTGATGTTAGGAGGAGAACCCCATCATCCCCTAATTTAGCCATTTGTTGAAGGTTAGGCCCGGGTAAATTGCCAACTGGTGTCAAGTCAAACTTAAAGTCACCAGTCTGGACAATTGTTCCTTGAGGAGTATGAACGGCAATCCCCAGGGTGTCAGGAATTGAGTGGGTTGTACGGAAGAAACTCACCCATAACTTCTTAAAATGAACTTCATCAAATTCATTAATTTCATGCAATTCAGCATTTCTTAGCAAGTGTTTTCCTTCCAATTTCCCTTTAATTAATGACATTGCAAAAGGTCCAGCATAAATAGGCGCATTGACCTTTTGTAAGAAGAATGGTAATCCTCCAATGTGGTCTTCGTGACCGTGTGTGATAAAGATTCCCTTAATCTTATCTTTATTTTCAATGAGGTAATCATAGTTTTGAATTACGTAATCCACCCCTAGCAATTCATCCTCGGCGAATAAGACTCCACAGTCAATAACAATAATTTCATCTTGGAATTGTACACAATACATATTTTTACCAATTTCACCAAGACCACCCATGGCGTAAAAGGCAACTTCATTGTTTTTAATCTTTAATTTTGTCATAATACCTTTCCTTTTATAGATTTTTTATCATGTTAATTAACGGAATTTAAGTAAGCCAAAAGAACCGCTTTGTTTTGGCAAGGTCGGTTATTAATATTCATTTTATTATTGGCACTTAATCTTAATTATTTAATCCGTACGTAAAACTAACTATTATTTTACCACATCTACAAAATTGAAGGTAGTAATTGCCTGATTCTTTGATTAAAAAAGAAGGTTGTGAGTGGAAATTAACTTCCTCGACAAGGCGGTGGGCTAACACGGGCTAACTATCATTCGGACTTAGCCTCGAGCCTTGTAGTTAATTTCCACGTTATCTTACTACTGTTCATAAAAGCAGTTGAGGCTGAGAGAAAACAAAAGTTTTCTCCCAGCCACCTTCCTTTTTAAATCCCACTAGTTGCTTTTCTAATCTTCTTCTGGTAGCTGTTCCTCTTTTCGTTCCCAAGCCTTCATCCAATCAACAACCGGTTCCCCATCTTCATGAAATTTAACATTAGGCAACGCGGCTAAAATTTTTTGATAGGCTGGCTTACTTAGCCGCGTGCTTACATTAACTAATTCTTGATGACCCATAAACGCATTATCGCGCAAGATTTGATTAATTGTAGCTATTAGTTCATTTGATACTTGTGAGCTAAGGATTTCTAAGCTACCCCTACGATATTGATCAACATAAAAATTAATAAATGAATTAAGGGCAACTTCTTTAGCATCCCCGCTTAACTCACTATAACTTAAACCTGTTGTAGCCAATTGTTATTCTTCCTTTCTCAAATTAATTTACTTTGGTTATCCTCTACATTTTAACCTTAACACAAAGTTTATTATCCGTTAATTTTCTTTCCGATCCCGAATACGAAGACTGGTCTTATCACCATCAATCACTGCATATACTTCTTTTGTGGAATCTTCAGCTAATGAGCCCAGCTTAACTTCTCCACTATCTTCCCCGGTTTGTTCTACTTCTTTGATGCCATCAGTAATAAAACGGGTAAAAATCTTATGAAGCTCGCGCCGTTTTCGTTCCTTTTTTACAGCCATCGCTAAAGTAAAACCTTGATCCAAAAATACTTTAATCGTTAATACCTGAAAAATTGTTGGAAAACTAAAATAGTGATTTTTATTCTGCTCATCTTGTTCCGATTTAATATAACCCTTTTTCTCCCAATATCTTAGTTGACTAGTAGAGACACCAGTTACACGTGCTACTTCACTCATACTAATCTTTAATTGTTTACTAGCGATCATTTTTCTAATTTTTTCAGAAAGCGGATCCATTATTTTCCTCCAAAGTGTATATTTCAATCATAAATTACCAAAAATTCGATATCTTTGTCAAATAATTTGACAAAGATATCGAATAGTATTATGTTTTTCACATTGTAAAAAACGTAAAGGAGGATTCTATTAGTGAATCAAGAGCAACAACCTGTTGATATTAATGGTCAAACTTATAATCGTTCCTTAATGATCTTTGTCTTATTAATTGGAGCTTTTTGTACCATTTTAAACCAAACTATTCTTTCAACAGCCTTTCCCGCATTAATGGATGCTTTTAATATTAGTACCGCCACCGTTCAATGGTTAACTACTGGTTTCTTAATGGTTAATGGGATTATGATCCCCGTAAGTGCCTATTTAACCAGTCGTTTTAATACTAAGAGTCTTTTTATCATTGCTATGTCAACCTTTGAAGTTGGAACAATCTTAGCATGGATTGCTCCATCGTTTGCCGTTTTATTAGTCGGTCGTCTTATCCAAGCGGTCGGAGTAGGAATTAACATGCCCCTAATGCAAAATATTATGCTGACTGTTTATCCTCCTGAGAAACGTGGCGCTGCAATGGGAGTAAACGGCTTAGTTATTGGATTAGCCCCAGCAATCGGTCCGGCTCTATCTGGATGGGTTATCGATAGTTATAGCTGGCGGTGGCTTTTCGGAATGATCGCCCCCATTACTGCTTTAGTTATTATTGTTAGTTTTTTTACAGTTAAGAATGTTATTCCTAATAAAAAGCCGCATCTTGACTGGCTTTCTGTTGTTATTTCAACATTAGGATTTGGGAGCATGCTTTATGGATTCTCAAGTGTCGGTGATAAGGGTTGGACAGATCCAGTTGTCCTTTCAGCCATTATCATTGGGGTGATTTTAGTTGGAATTCTAATCATGCGTCAAAACAAGCTAGACGATCCATTCCTTGAATTCAAGGTCTTCGAAAGCAAAGAATTCTCCCTCGCAACCATCCTTAGTTCAATTGTAATGATGGCAATGGTTGGGGTGGAATTCGTCATTCCTCTTTACCTTCAAATTATTCATGGAATGTCCGCCTTCCATTCAGGTCTTACCCTTTTATTTGGGGCTCTTTTCATGGGAATCATGAGCCCAGTTACTGGGAATTTATTTGACCGTCATGGTGCTAAACGCTTAGCCTTTACGGGAATGTTTATCTTAACTGTTGGAACAATTCCTTTTGCCTTTATTACTCGTGATACCCCAACTATTTATATTGTCTTCTTATATGCAGTCCGAATGTTTGGTATTTCAATGGTAATGATGCCAGTTACTACGGCGGGAATGAATTCTCTTCCTTACAATTTAATCTCGCACGGTACAGCTGTTAACAATACCATTCGTCAAGTCGCTACTTCTGTGGGAACAGCGATCATGATCTCTGTTTTGACAAATATTACTAATAGCAATCGACCTGCTCATTCACTGCTGACACAATCCCCATTGCAATATAAAGCAAAGATGTTTAATGCTACTTTGATGGGGTACCATGCAGCATTCTGGTTCGCAATCGCCTTCTCACTCATTGGTTTATTCCTTACATTCTTTGTTACAAGTGGTAATGGAATTCACCTCCGCCTTGATAGCGAAGACATTGTAGAACCAACTGATAAAGGAGGGATGAAGTAATGGTTATTATTCTAACTTTTCTAGGAGCACTTGCCTTTTTTGCTTGCATGATGTTTATTCAGCAAAAAGAACTGCGAATTATTTTAGCTACACTCACGGGAATTATTTTTGTGGGCTCAACTCTTTTGATGACACTAAATTACAGTCACCATTTTGGAATGCAAAAAGTTACGACAACAACCACCAAGCGGATTTACTCTGCTTCAAATTCCTCAATGCCCCTGGCAATTTACCAACCGGTTGGTAAAAGCGGCCGTGATGATGTTTATATTTATAACACCAAAGTTAAACAAAAAACGCCTAACCATACCCAAGCAAACGAATATACCACTAGTCGGATTAAATGGACTAATGGTTCTACTACCCCTCAGCTCGTAACAACTGAGACATGTTGGCAATATCGTAATGATTTTTATAAAGTCCTATATGCATGGTCAGGAATGGACAATACATTGGTTAAGAGAACTAACGTGTTAGAATATCCACGAATGTATGTTAAACTCACAACAAGTCAGGCTGCTAAACTTGCCAAAGTTGCTAAATCTGCTATGGGAGCCAAATTACAATCACAAGCAGCAGAACAAGGACGCGCTTTTGTTACATCAAAGGTTCAAGCAGCAATGATCAAGAATCCTAACATGACTGCTAAACAAATCCAAGAAGTATCAGCACAAGCAGAACAAGAATTTCAGGCCCAAAGCGTTAAACAAATTTTAAAACAAGTTAAGTAAAAAATAGAGACTAAGAGAAAAAAACAATCTCCTAGTCTCTATTTTGTATTTAATCTAATTCAAAAATACTGGTGGCAATTCTGAGGTAAATGTCCTTTGTTTAAGGGTAAAGGGATCGTTAAAGCTAATTTTACTTGCATGAAGCAACTGATGATCATACTTACTAGTATCGCCGCCATAAAGATGGTCACCAATTAGGGGATGACCAATAGCGGCAAAGTGAACCCTGATCTGGTGTGTGCGTCCAGTGTGAAGTCTTACCCGTACTCGTGTCCACTTTGCATCTCGTTCTTCAACCCAATACTCGGTCAAAGCTCGTTGCCCATTCTCGTCAATTACCCGTGCAGCCTGCCCATCCTTTCTTCCAATCGGCTTGTTAATCTCGCCATGTTCGTCCATAATTTGTCCTTCTACTAAAGCGGTATATTCCTTCAGCATTTGATGTTGCTGCACTTGTTGACTGATCATACTGGAGGCAATATGATGCTTAGCGATAAGAAGTAATCCTCCCGTAAAGCGATCCAGTCGTGTAATTAAATGAGGGCGGAGATCTGCAGAATTATATGCAATTAAGTATCCCTTCACCCGATTCAAAACTGTATTATTTTGAACGGTTGGTCCTGGGATAGAAGTCACACCTGCTGGCTTATCTACTACCAACCAATTATCATCTTCATAAACAATCTTTAAGGGCTCATTACTAATTTCAACAGTATCATCAGCTAACTCTGGCTGAGCCTTAATGGTTAAAGGTTGATTAGGAAGAATCTGAGTTGTTGGCCGTACCTTCCGATGATCAACAAGGAATTCCCCTTCACCGTTTTTAAGATCGTTAAATAAACGGTGCCCCATCCCCAATGACTGAAGGTACTTCTTTATTTTAATCGGTTCGGTTCCTTGGTATATCCACGTATTTTCCATCTTAATCTCCTCCATCGACATTACAAAAGATACAAAAAAAGAGCTGATGACCTAAATCACAGCTCTTTAATATTGAACGGTCCGTACGAGACTCGAACTCGTGATCTCATCCGTGACAGGGATGCGTCCTAAACCAACTAGACCAACGGACCAACTCGACAACAAATAAAAGTATACGAGATTTTTCAAAATTAGTCAACAAAAATTTGCAATTTATTTTTGATTTTTCGTTTTTCCTATCTATACCGCAAAAATTCCCAATAGTTTATAATGAAAGTACTAGCTATTATTCAAGGAGGAGTTTTTAATGCAGCAGTTGGGCAAGCGCCTATTAAACTGGTGGTCTAAGTATTCAAAAGTCATAAAAGTAGTGTTCGTAACTTCAGTCCTAGTCTTTGTTATTCTCGCGTTAGGTAACTTTTTTAAAACAGTTAAATGGCATGAAGTAGGAGTTGGCTTAGCAAACCTGTCTTGGGAAAGCATCATCCTGCTCCTAATTACCGGATGCATCGCAGTCATCCCTATGTTGGGGTATGATTTTGCAATCACCCATTTATTACCCGGGAAATTTAAGAAATCATATATTATTCGCTGTGGATGGATTACTAATACCTTAACAAATATTGCCGGATTTGGCGGAATTCTTGGTTCTACTTTACGAGCATACTTCTATCGAAAGAACGCAACTAAGAAAGAGATTCTGCTTGCTATCTCTAAAATTGCCGTCTTTTTACTCTCTGGTTTATCTGCTCTTTGTTGGGTAGCTTTGATCATCATGTTTGTGTTTCACGATGGTGGGCACTTCAATCAATACGCACTTTGGCTTGTGGGGGGCGGATTATATTTCCCAATCGTTTTTTATTTTACTGTTATTCATAATAGTAAAATATTTAAGGATATCACGCCAAAAGTAGGAACCTTTTTAATTACCAGTTCAACTTGTGAATGGCTATTTGTCGCACTTTTCTTCTTATTGGTCGGTTGGTGCTTAGGCGTTCGGCATAACCTTATTAGCGTTCTGCCGTTATACGTTGTTGCCCAGGTACTCGGGGTTCTTTCAATGATTCCGGGGGCGCTTGGTTCGTTTGACCTTTTAATGATGTTAGAACTGTCATTACTTGGCGTTTCCCAAACTACCTCTGTTATTTGGTTATTACTATTCCGAATTTTTTACTACATCATTCCATTAATTATTGCCGGATTCATGTTCTTGCATTCGCTGGCATCACAAGTTAACCAGTTCTTTGACGGATTGCCATTACTAATGGTCCGCAAACTTGCTTACTATTTAATTACAACGTTTATGTATGTTTCTGGGATTTTGATGCTTATTACTGCCTCAATTCCAGACATCACAGCACAAAATAAGATTATCGCGAA is part of the Limosilactobacillus reuteri genome and encodes:
- the rnjA gene encoding ribonuclease J1, with the translated sequence MTKLKIKNNEVAFYAMGGLGEIGKNMYCVQFQDEIIVIDCGVLFAEDELLGVDYVIQNYDYLIENKDKIKGIFITHGHEDHIGGLPFFLQKVNAPIYAGPFAMSLIKGKLEGKHLLRNAELHEINEFDEVHFKKLWVSFFRTTHSIPDTLGIAVHTPQGTIVQTGDFKFDLTPVGNLPGPNLQQMAKLGDDGVLLLTSDSTNAERPEFTKSERWVNIHIRRIFERIKGRIIFASFASNVYRLREASDAAIAQGRKIAVFGRSMENAITAGQELGYLNIPKDSLIDQNEINNYPPEKVLIMCTGSQGEPMAALSRIANGTHRQITIQPEDTVVFSSNPIPGNTTSVNALINKLEESGANVIHGYVSNIHTSGHGGQVDEEFMLRLMKPKFFAPVHGEYRMQKIHTKLAEMTGVPEENSFVLANGDVLALTKDSCRVADHIDSVSDVYIDGRDAGDTVGNPEIRERRLLSEEGVVTAIAVVDLKDYQIVAGPDIVSRGFVYMHESQELIKAANHEVFWAILNTFKNHKHIDQRVLNRTIISRLQKLLYDRTGRRPVIIPMVTILNGNNRSENQHYRRPNNKNNQAHKNERQNNHS
- a CDS encoding DUF3368 domain-containing protein, translating into MATTGLSYSELSGDAKEVALNSFINFYVDQYRRGSLEILSSQVSNELIATINQILRDNAFMGHQELVNVSTRLSKPAYQKILAALPNVKFHEDGEPVVDWMKAWERKEEQLPEED
- a CDS encoding MerR family transcriptional regulator, yielding MDPLSEKIRKMIASKQLKISMSEVARVTGVSTSQLRYWEKKGYIKSEQDEQNKNHYFSFPTIFQVLTIKVFLDQGFTLAMAVKKERKRRELHKIFTRFITDGIKEVEQTGEDSGEVKLGSLAEDSTKEVYAVIDGDKTSLRIRDRKEN
- a CDS encoding MDR family MFS transporter, producing the protein MNQEQQPVDINGQTYNRSLMIFVLLIGAFCTILNQTILSTAFPALMDAFNISTATVQWLTTGFLMVNGIMIPVSAYLTSRFNTKSLFIIAMSTFEVGTILAWIAPSFAVLLVGRLIQAVGVGINMPLMQNIMLTVYPPEKRGAAMGVNGLVIGLAPAIGPALSGWVIDSYSWRWLFGMIAPITALVIIVSFFTVKNVIPNKKPHLDWLSVVISTLGFGSMLYGFSSVGDKGWTDPVVLSAIIIGVILVGILIMRQNKLDDPFLEFKVFESKEFSLATILSSIVMMAMVGVEFVIPLYLQIIHGMSAFHSGLTLLFGALFMGIMSPVTGNLFDRHGAKRLAFTGMFILTVGTIPFAFITRDTPTIYIVFLYAVRMFGISMVMMPVTTAGMNSLPYNLISHGTAVNNTIRQVATSVGTAIMISVLTNITNSNRPAHSLLTQSPLQYKAKMFNATLMGYHAAFWFAIAFSLIGLFLTFFVTSGNGIHLRLDSEDIVEPTDKGGMK
- a CDS encoding DUF4811 domain-containing protein gives rise to the protein MVIILTFLGALAFFACMMFIQQKELRIILATLTGIIFVGSTLLMTLNYSHHFGMQKVTTTTTKRIYSASNSSMPLAIYQPVGKSGRDDVYIYNTKVKQKTPNHTQANEYTTSRIKWTNGSTTPQLVTTETCWQYRNDFYKVLYAWSGMDNTLVKRTNVLEYPRMYVKLTTSQAAKLAKVAKSAMGAKLQSQAAEQGRAFVTSKVQAAMIKNPNMTAKQIQEVSAQAEQEFQAQSVKQILKQVK
- a CDS encoding RluA family pseudouridine synthase, with translation MENTWIYQGTEPIKIKKYLQSLGMGHRLFNDLKNGEGEFLVDHRKVRPTTQILPNQPLTIKAQPELADDTVEISNEPLKIVYEDDNWLVVDKPAGVTSIPGPTVQNNTVLNRVKGYLIAYNSADLRPHLITRLDRFTGGLLLIAKHHIASSMISQQVQQHQMLKEYTALVEGQIMDEHGEINKPIGRKDGQAARVIDENGQRALTEYWVEERDAKWTRVRVRLHTGRTHQIRVHFAAIGHPLIGDHLYGGDTSKYDHQLLHASKISFNDPFTLKQRTFTSELPPVFLN